Below is a window of Drosophila bipectinata strain 14024-0381.07 chromosome XR, DbipHiC1v2, whole genome shotgun sequence DNA.
GTTACAAATTGATTATTCTTGTATTTAAACCataaaataacttttaattaCTTTTCAAATACAATTAATAAACTTAAATCACATAAAACCTTATCAAAACTAAACAAAGTTTCAATGACAAACATCTCTCTTCCAAAAAGTAATTTGAAACTATATCCCTGAACAAATCGCATCTGTCTGCTCTAAAAATAACATCAAAAAATAAAGtcaaactcacaaaaaaaaaaaaaagaaaaaggctAACTACTACATTTAAAGTTTGTATGACCTATTTATTGGAAAAGCAAAGAACTCGATTTACGGGGGTggcttttttatacccttgcagagggtattataattttgggcaaaagtgtgcaacgcagtgaaggagacatctccgaccctataaagtatatatattcttgatcaggatcacctcctgagttgatatgagcatgtccgtctgtccgtctgtctgtccatctgtctgtctgtttctacgcgaactagtctctcagttttaaagctatcgtcttgaaactttgcacacacccttctttcctttgcacgcagtatataagtcggaacggcccggatcggccgactatatcctctaTGGCAAaagtttggtgtttttagactAAAAGAGTTGCGATTTTCTGTGTATTCTATTTGTGGCAGAATAATATGACACACCAACTTTCATAAGGAACCTATTTAAAGtacttcgcttgagaatcggctgagaattgggaaagatatagccatcattgTAGACCCTGTAggggaaaactccattttcaagggatctgaCACGTGTGTCCTATGTACTGAACACAAATATCTTGAAATTTTGGCCGAAAATCTGGGTTTTTGACTTTCAATTGCCTTTAAAACTCGACAGCTTTACCTGAGGCATCTTATCCTTTAACTAAtgcaatttcattttttcagtTCAGATGATTCTGAGTCTAGTTATAGGTTACACCGAATATTGCCTGTATCtcacttaattttaaatatttttgaatgaaatttaaattcttaaaaaagtgTCTATTTTTCTCCAATTCAACTATACCCCCCTCAAGTCACTTCCCACAACTAAACCAGAGtcgattgtttatttttcaaagacGGAGCCTTGGAGCCGATCCTGAAATgtctgaaattcaaaattttggtttCCGACCTTCTCAAACGTTTTTCAGTTAAAttggaaattttatttaaaattaaagaaatataagagtacagtttattttattaaaataattacattttaatgcatatttataatatttatattttctaaaaatgtttcattttcCAAGTCCGTTTTAAAAttgtgtttgctttttttattCTGCTCTTCGGATGTACATGTAAATGTAAATGTCATAATTTTCGACACTTCTAAAAAGTGCAGAActgaaataaaagaatttaaaaattattttaatttagttattttagaaattttcAGTTGGAGatgaaacaaaatgaaaaaccaAATTAGAATACACACCTTATAAAAGTATCGAACCACCAGCCAGTGCCAAATTCCTTCGCCATATTACGATCAGGAACTCCATCCTCATCTCTATCGAAGGTCGAAAATTTGGAGCCCTGCATAGGACTCATCGCGCCGTATCCATCACAATTGCCAATACTTTTCACCTTGTACCCGTCGCTTCACCCGTGCAATAGATTGAGCCCAATAAAGAAATCATCGTCAATATCAGTTCCGACATGGCCGAATCCACTTTCATAATCTTCATACGTgcgattaaatatttttgaataaaacgaTTTCCTATAAACAGTCAACCATCCAGATCCATCCTCCGAATCTGAATAACAAACCACTTTAAACGGGTCGGAACCTGGTAGTTGTATTTCACGGAGGactcctttttctttttggtttcGTGGACAAGGATCtggaaaatctaaaaaactcgttttttttattttgcaaataaCTGGGTTCTTTCGACTTACCTATGGTTTCTGTTTTGGGCGTCGTCTCAATATTAGTATGAGGCAATGGAGTTGTTGGGATCTCTCCAGTTTCGACTTCCGATTTTGTTGGATTATTTTCATGAAATTCTTcaatctttaatatttttcccaaCTTATTTATGTTTTCGCGGAACTTAGTCATCGTTGCAAGTTCAATTTTTTCTTGTAGTTCCCTAATTTGATCTTTTTGGAGGtcgatttccttatttttcagatttattAGATTTTCAACTTCCAGATGCTTTGAATGCAACTGCTCATTTTTAACTTTCTCATCACTAAGTTGACTCTGCACTTCCCAATGCTTTCTCACCAAGTCCGAATAACTCTGTTGGCATTTGGATATCTCAGATTGTTTTAGATCCTCGCTCTGCAAATCCGAGTATTGTTTCTGAAGTTTCGAATAGTCTGTCTTGCACCTTAGGAGTTGGACATCCTTCTTGTGGCACTTCTCGAAGTACCGTTGCACATTAATGGTCTCGCACTCTTCTTCCAGGGGATGGCAGGTCTGtggaattaaaaattaaattactttttaaaataaaaacactcaaAAAAGGTATAACTTACTTCTTCCGATCCCAAGGAGGCGGAAATTAGGGTAATGGCAGAAATGAGGGCCACGGGGAAGAtcatcttgtatttttttgaatgAACTGAATTTTCTACTGAAAGAGTCTCTGGGAATATTTCAACTGATGCTGCGAGTCTTCAAGCTCCGGCTTTTTATAGCCATCCTTGGCCATGAGCTTGAGCTTTAGTTTCTGATAAGAAATTGGGAATTACCCACACATATAGAGAAGCCAAAACATTCCACAGACAGAATTCGTACGGAAGGGATGTCAAAGGTTATTGGAGATTAGAGAGAGGTGATTAGCAACAAGATCCGGTTTATGGTCCTAGCTTTTTCTTCTTGGTATATATTAAggctatatatgtacataatatataagcaataaattatttttatattaccTTACAACGTACATGTTGTATGGTCTAATTAAGTCTTAAAACTTTgatttgcacgcagtatatatgtaagtcGGAATATAAgtgatcggccgactgtatcctatagctgccatatgtcTGATTGACCGGAAATGCCATAAGTTTGGTGTTTTAGACTAAGAGAGTTGcaattttatatacataggttctatttttggcagaaTAATATGAcatactaaatttcataatcGATAATGGTATTggttaaaaataccaaatttggtatctttgaagatagaatcttgtcactttttttatttggtattttaataaatttgttttaaaataaagttcgAATAACGATCGCCCAATTATATCCGATATTCGAGatctacatatgtatatccaaTCTTAACTGCAAGAGTACATCAACTCTGCTCGAAGTTAGGTTTCCTTTCTTGTACattaagaatcggccgactatatcttatacctgccatataactgaacgatcggaaatggtttttggtagaaataccaactttggtatgtttgatgataaaagtttgggactttttttagattttttattataataaattgggttatagtatcatattctcataaggatcggccaactatatccgatgtttgcgatataaatccggttttaactgcaagggtatataaacttcggctccgcccgaagttagctttcctttcttgtttttttgtaacaCCCCTTTGGACACGTGACCAGAGCGACaggatataaataaaaataaaaataaagctagAGTCCGTCAAACGTAAAACTGGGATTAAGCACCCACCTCTCCTGACATCCTGTACTGCCATATAGcagtatacatacatatatagctagTACATACAAcatatacaaacatatatacatatatagagtGTAAACCTACAGGCCAGTGCACAAAAAGCGCTTTGAAGTCTTCGCCGGGCTCCATTTTGAGTTCAGTTAATTAACTTGGCCAACTCCCCTGAAAATATGCAACAGTTTACCTGCCACAAAGTCCCTTCCGCCTTTATatttctctcctttttttcttcactctttgtaaaaaatgcAGCAATGACCTCGACTATAACAAAATAGTGCTTCTTAAATAATCGTTTCAAAAAAAAGATGATTATAATGCAAAAAAATAGATGATAGAACTTgcaatttgaatattttaacaGGTAAGGGAAgttggtttttgggttttaggGCAAAGATGAAACTTGATTACTCTACCAATGAGCCTTCAGATCTTATAAGTttataatattgtttataagaAATCATAATAAGCAATTAAATTGATTAGACGGAGAACTCCTTAATTCTAAGACCTTACAAATGCAAAAACCTGCTGTTGAATTTCGCAAAGCCTCAGGCACAAATTTTAAGTGAGATCTGTTGCtacgaaatttaatatttttggtattatttTGGGTACAATTTTGGGATGATTCgggtaaattaaataatattttgaatcATGAATCatgaaaaaatgtttataaatttttttaaacgtttATGTATAGACGTTATACTATACATACaatatatagtatagtttaaacaaaaaaaaatgtaaacgaaaaaaaagtttaactTCTAACGCCCTTTAAAGTACGGCGAGTCGGAAAATATTTGCAAGCGAAATTacaattataaaaatgtttagttattatttaaattaaaatttgtaaaaataaaattcctaAAGCCTGAAAACAGATAAATATCGTAAGCAATTATAAATTACATATTTAGAACACATATAAAACTTCAAAAAGATTATATTAATTGAAGTATATattgtaaaataatattagaTCTTTTTATTGGCCTTTCCCATATATACCCTTTTGTTAACCAATTTTTTTACAGTTCATTGTAGGATGTGCAGACGACAGATGAGAGACAAGAGAGAACAGACCAGAAAGGACATTGAAAAACCGcatcaaatattaaaaatgtcgTTTCGGCAAACTTGTGGAAAGTCGTGGCCTGGCCCCGGGCGACACTGGGCATTGTCCTTGCCTTTTTGCGGTGCAAACTTTGGCCAGGATCTGTGTGTGGTGTCCTTTGGTGGTCACTTGCATGCATTAATTGCCTCTTCTCGCAGCTCGAAGATGCAAAGCCCCAAGGCCACTCAACTAGAAAACTGAATATGAATTATGAATTTGaattaagatttaagaaagaaagaaaaatcaaTACCATACCAATTTTTAACCACGTACCCACCCACATAcagtatataaaataaaatacattttattatgaGCGCTGTTAGCTTTTTTATTAAGTTTGTCTTTATTTCATGtcagtttcaattttatttttaattatgctCAAAGGTACGAAATACATTGAactatttggttttttttttaatatgggTTCTTGGTTTCAGTGTACTGCACTAAATGTGGATCTGTTTTTAGTATTaatcatttaattatttattattaacttaCATGAGACAAACGTTGGGATCGATACAATACAAATACacaaatacaattaaaaaatgtttatttttatgtttttgtcttttctatggaaaatgaaaccaaaatttaaattcctttcgttttttgtttttcaaataaaattaaaggaaaaacaaCACTTGAAACCACCATGGGCTTAGGGGGGGTTAAGGGGGTAGCTgcatttattttgcatttaattaattttctgtttttgctgctcaatttcatttttgctttttcgTTATTTAGTTCACCTAgctaaactttaaatggtttcaacaaaattaatttttggaggaaacacacgcacacacacatacactaaGCAACACACACATTTAAActatcacacacacacatgcaggcaacaatggcaaaaaaatatatagaatttCAAACAAATTGTTGTTTGTGGGCGGAAACCAAACATTTTCAATTGCATACTTTTCGGCTGGATACGATTTACAGTGACTGCCAAAAGTTTTCAGCccggaaattaaaaaataatattcgtTTTAGGCAGgcactatatatgtatatgtatatattttttttggtttaagatTTCAATGAtttctttaaagatttttagctttcagatttttttttagcaggGATTAGCCACAAACAAATCAAGtcgtatatttaaatatatattttttagtttcatGTACATATCGtgtattgatttattttttgtatattgtaCATTCaacgtttatttttatttttttgtttttcttttatactTATTCTTAActgtaataaaaaaatacatttttcttcGTTTCATTTAATTCATAAACACTTCCGTCTAATTAATTTTCTCTCATCTAATCCATAGTTATAGCGTAATACAATTTGCAACTAgactaaatttaattaatatataatttgtgtatatataatttcattctcttatttttttagttttttttttattgagagTATTCCACTCGTAGTTTAACTGaacaaatatacaaaattgAAACTTAAAAGAGAAGGTCACATTAAAACTTGTGGTCacattattaaaaacaaatatggcatcaattttggcttttattttcttataaaaatactcaaagcttacatattttaaatgaaGAATTTATAAAAGAATGGAATACCCacaattaataattttcttttaatacatatatatttatatataaataattctGCTTTCGTTTTCTGTTTGGTTTTTTGCTGCTGGTTTCCATATTCTTCTGTTATTTTTGTATTGACTAAAATATACATCTAATAATACTCAAAAACACAAGTCTAAATATTTCATAGCGATCCTTCTCAAACGGCCGTTTCATGATCAGTTTCATCGATCCTTCCAAGGCGCCAGGAATTCGGATCTCCagctaaaatataaaatacacagagagaaaCGGGTGACGTTAtgagaaaaaacatttttttaatattgtttCGAAGATGAAGCGGGCagtggtaaaaaaaataagaaaaattccTTTCCAAAATAACACTTAATAACATAGGCATGCACAACTCTAAAAGCACaaatctttttttgtttttgttaaaaaaaacattaagcaGGCACACAAACGGTCACACTACAGAAATGTGAAAGAGATAACGGCAATGACAGAAAAAGAGACTGGGACACACACAGACTAACATACATACGCTTTGCTGTTGAATGTTTATTTTCTtagctttttggtttttaaccCTTGCAGAATATCAAAATAAAGTTACTTTGAAAATTTACAAGCTCGATCACACTGAGTTTGAAAAAAACGGTCACATTTCTCACAGGATTTAAACCCTGGTCACCTagttagtttttattattaacgTTTTGATAAAATATAACTCTGGTCatactgttttttttaatttttgattaattcTACAAGGGTTTTCGTAAATCTTGTCTTTCGGTTTCCGAAACTAAAAATCCTAATGGATCAACTTACCACAATCGTAATACTTCGATATCCGGGGCAGGGCTGTTGTTGGTTGTTGGATTTTGGATAGTaggtgttgttgttggttgttggagttttgttgttgttgttgttgattaaCGTTTATGATGGAGTTTGATTTGGAACGTTTACGTTAGACatacaacaaaattatagtcaccgaaaaaatagaaaatcaaatacataaatttcaTCACAAATCAAACGTACAATATACatattaaaaatgttgttaaacattttgtttttagattttctaaaaaaggtaaaaaatcAGTATAGGACAAGGGAAAACACAATATAATTGGAAGTCAATGGTTGAAACTCTCTATTAATTTTGTAATCAATCACGTGATTAAATATAACGCCACGCTCCGTGATTTATAAATACTAAATGTTCCCGAAATAGAACACAAAAATTAACACTTGCCAGCTAATTAAAGTCTAATCAAacaaatgaaatatatttagaacttttttttttatttaacttgCATGGCAAAGTTCTATCAGCCTTTTAGATCTTGATAGATTGTCGGGTAATATGTTTTCTAGCTATTTCCTAGGTAATTATAGAACTATTAATCTATGGTTTGATGAACTCTACGTTTTTTTGACTACCTGTAATATTTACAAATCTATTAAATTATCAAGCAGGACAAATATAAATATCAATATAGACtgaaagctttaaaaattaagtaacATATCTCGCAAAATAggtcataaaaataataaattatatatttaaatagatACAAATATCTAACTTTTTATGATGCATACTTTCTGCTTATTCAAAATTATTAATGTCCGTTGTTCCACTTTCTACTTAGCGTTTATGATTTTTTGTATAACTTCCTTAAAACAATAAGTTTAAGGATTTATTGCCCTACAAATTGTGTAAAAAGTTCTTGTACATTTCCCCCCTTAGTTTCgttatttaatgaaaatttagAGAATATTTGTTGCCTTCTGATAAAATCACTCAAAAATAAAGtaacttaatatttatttttaacccgTTTTGAACTTTGCGATTATCTTGTTGAGctttttaaatcttttctGGCCCCTGAGACTAAAATTACGTGGACTTGCGATGCGTAATTTGCAAATTCGTTGCGGCTTCGgtactttgaaaaaaaaaaaacacattcatacaaaaaatatatatataaaaatccaTTAAAGCTCAAAGTACTCGAAACGTATTGTAAATGGGCGGCGGAAGTGATTGTGAGTGATTACGAGGGGGCGTGGTCCCAAAAAGGGGCAGGGAGGCAGAGGTGTGTGGCATGTGCGGCTGCACTTTGTGTGTAAGTTTATGGACAtgcttagtttttttttagagatttttttgtattttttatactcttgcagaggttttaatagttttttgaTTATCTTAGatctttatagttttttttgcaGGTTCTTCTTCTGATAAGCTTGTCTCTGTGTCCGTTTGTCAGCCAAAAGTTAAACCCTTAACTTTATAGCTTCTTATATTACTTCTTATATTTGTTTGAAGTATATAATACGGAATCGTTCAGATCAGTTGACTATATACTAtagtttttatataataaagcGATGGGATATTTCCTATCTTTTTATTGAGGAGAGGTTCTTGGGAATCTCTTTAGAAATTACTGGATGAGCAACTGAGCTATTCTATCCCttcagactatatcctatatcctctATATATACCACTTATAGAGTATAAAAACTTCGACTTCCTCGGAAGttagtttttttcttgttgtttaCGAGTCCCCTGAAAGTTGATCAAGAAAGATACTTATATATATCTCTAAACATACAAATGTACTCCCTGAATATATCCCTCCCTCCTCCCATATTAAAGTGTATATGTAGTATAAGTATACCCCCATCTCTGAATGGAAATCCGATCGCAATCAACACGCGGCGATCGCGACAATAgcaaaattgtttaattaaataacaaatatttttgtttcgttgcCGTCGTGGCTGTTTCCTCGtggcaaattaaaataaaaaacaaatcaatgCCATTTGtgccaaaatattttctaatgaTGTCAAAATGGCTTTGATGGGAGCGTGTGCCAAATGAACGAatcaaaaacacaacaaaatcaaataaaatcgaTAACAATTTAATCAATGATTTCAAATgctattatttgctttttttctattttattatttcaatttttttttttggcttgtttACATTCACAATGATTTCTTGACCTTTCATATTACACATTACGTTTTTTTCAGGGAGTATTGAATTTAAATCGGTTGAATGGAAATGTTTCTTAGAGGAGGGGTTATGTACAGcaaatatactatatatgtatgtatatataatgtaTTGGTTAGGTATTTACAACGACTtagtctatatatattttttttttcttaatttttataccaaaTTATTAatcattattaattttttaattagttttcacGCTTTCTTTAAGCtcaatttatttgcaaatcaatcagcaaatcaaaacacacacaacaaacaaaaaaaaaaaaaaaagaagaaaagttGAAGTAGAAGGTAACATATGCATAAATAAGATATTAATGTGTTAatgaataatatatatttcggATTGCCTTTCTAGGTTTTGTGATGTGCCAGCACAGTAAATTTCCATggaataaaattcaaattcgaacaaaaattaaatgatacTTGTCACTCTACATCGTAAATCTATAAAATTATTCATTTGTTGAACAAAATGTATAGATGATTAACAATTAATCAATCTAAGCCAACTTAATgtcaaatatataaaataactTCATGTTTGTAATCAAATTTCGTAATATATTAGCAAAATTCCACATCAAATCCGACTCCGAatcaattaatttcaaatcCCAAACCTTGGCTAACTGCCagaattaaattcaattccacTTGACTGTAACTAATTCATGAGCAATCATATGAGAGTGTGACTGGTCGGTGAACAACTTCACGAAACCCCAATGATAATTCAATAATAATGGTATAATGTTTACCTCGCACATAAATTACAAAGCTTCCAATAACTGGTTTTGATCTATAACACTTATCgaatccaatttttttttgcgtacATTTCCGCAGTGGTGGAAAATTTACTTTACTCaatttttccttaatttttttttgcgagtGATAAGTgatttttacaaaaacaaaattataaaaaagtttacataaaaaatcaaGTCTCtgggtttttgtttggattaCTGTCTCaggttttttttctgtttagcTTTCTGGGTTATACAAAGTTAGCTATTTAGAAGAATTCGATGTTTGAAatgtttgtttagtttttagagtgagttttttgttttttttttaagtgatAGGTTTCTATGCTAGGtgagttttaagtttttaaaatgctCAAGATGCGATGGATGCGTTGGGATGTGCGATGAATGATGGATGAGAACTATGATGATCTTTGATTGATGATCGTTGACTGATGTTCGTTGATTGATGATTGGTTGATTGAAAAGGGTGCAGGAGTGTGGTTGGATtttgttgaatattttttttttttttttttagatttctcattttttttttgtggcaagtTGAGCAGCTGCAGGCATTgtaagatttttttcaaattgcacTTTGCTCGATGTTGTTgtctcttgttgttgttgttgctgatgtagctgttgttgttgttgactgtagttgttgttgttgtttttgttgttgtacttGTTGAAGTTGTTGCAgtagtagttgttgttgttgttgttgtttatacGTGCGACCAAGTAAAGGAACATGCTCTTCTAAAattagagtttttttttttgtttttgttgccgtagaaaaaaaaaattaagaagaaaaaaaataaaattcaaaaatgcatataaatgaaaatgtgacaaacataaaaataatttatttttagtaattttttttttttaattttaagaaatgcCATGCAAAAAGCCCCAATAAAGCATAAGCGGGCGTGCAGAACAGAGACAGGGATATAGAGAGACAGACAGAGATGAACTGAGGTGTAAaatgaacaatttttttttttttaaatttttgaaaaatattggaACTTGGAAAAAACAACACCCGAAATATGATTTAAAAAAGCGGGGAATATTGTTTTTGGAACACCAGcggttatttttaagattttgttttggaaaattatttaaaaataaaaactattcacaaaaattacttttacatataaataagaaaattcaACAGTTTCATAGTTCAAGTTCAAGACAGAAGTACCAAAATAAGTTTTATTTCAAGTTTCAAACAAAATAGTTATTCAAAATATCAAACctatttcattaaatattattaaataatatcaaCTTACTTTAAAATACTAACTACACATTACTTGGTTAACcaaacaattaaataaattttaatatttgtgaATAGAGCCAACAAAAGCTAGTTAGtctaaatgttaaaaaaaaaaacccttgttattttattaaccgccgctgttttaaatattatatttttattggctAATGATGTGTTAGttttttaagaattataaataatttttaaagcttaCCCTGCAACTGCCGGTTGATTAGGGCCGTCAGTCCATGGCCCACGTCCACACTCTTTTTCAGGATCAGCATGGGCTTATCCTCGGCATCCTCCGCATAACCACCCGAGGGCAAAAAGCCATTGCTGGCTATCGATTCGCTCAccttttgaataatttaataaattcatttttaaatttgtttctttattaattgattttgtattaaaaacaTACCTGTGTAACCTGCATTAATTTTTTGACCACATCCCGGCCAAGTATATGATCAAAAACGGTCTGCAAAAAGGGCTCAGCCATAATTGACAATTTTAGTTTGTCACGATGCCAGATGAGGACTCGTGACTCTTCCATGGCCATGATAGAGACctaaaatatgatttttaaaatagtttaaacaAGGATTTAAGGGTTTATGatgataaaaatatattttaaagattctTAAGAAGCTAGAAGcttttattttgataaataACCAAGTTAGAGCATTATATAGGGcttctatataatatagactTATGATTCTGATAAATCTGACAATTAATATCTATAAAATCAAGTctctaattttaaaactaagaaaCTTATCCGCTTTTAAAACAGATTCGCAATGTCTTTACTTTTAATTGAAACGTATCCCCTCTCGATTACCTTCTTTGAAATAAACTTCTTACAATCCCAATCGCCAGACCATAAATATCTTATTTCTTATATAAAAATCGTAAAATAAACACCTGAAAGTAATCATCGGTCGAGACGCCAAACCATTCCGGCGAGTCTAGGAACTGATGGGGAAATACAATATGCAGGGCTCGCTGATGTTGTGAAACCACCAATCTGTTGCAAATAAACACAcattacataaatatatatatatttattattttaaattcaggAATATGattcatacatatattttgtatCACTTACTTGCCGCTCAACACCAGAGAAAGGCTATCGACCTTGGTGACCTTCTCCTGGGCGTAGACCTCCTGGTATTTCAGGGCACGTATCACCTTCATGCAGTTTAGTACCTTCTTGAATTGATGCCGGGTCACGTGCAGGGGCTGGAACAGTGCCAGATACACCTGTAAATGGTAAAAAGATCAAATTAAATGCTGAttctttcatttaatttaaaaaaaggtgtcttattgaaatttaattccaAAAACGTGGACAGTTTGGAAATCAATAAATGATAAAGGAAGTAAGTAACTCTAGTAGCTGGGAAACTAAAcgaaatttcttaaaatttgtttGGAGCTTCGATCATTGACAGTCAATACATAAAATCACCCAATTTATGGATCAGGAACAGGAATTTTTCCTCGTCTTCTCAATCGAATGAAAAatgccaacaaaaacaaataaatttcctCACTCCATTATCCATATATTCTCAACCTAAATAGAGTTTTAAACTCTTTGGAAAAATTTGTGTTGCCAGGGGAAGATGCTTTTCACACTAAACGATGAGCAAATAAACAGTTCggaatatgcaaatattttcgcaGACCGAGAGTGTTAACTGTTTTCTATTTTGCTAAGCTCAATGACCGCGCCGCCGTATTACGcccacttatttttttttttttttaccttggCCCATcgaagtttttatttatttaatttataggtttatttaatattgttattatttaacatcatttttcattaaaaagtgGTCCTAAATTATAAGTTAGTTTctgttttagaaaaaaatttgacttgaaattaaattttttatattttaaattaaaaccccaaaagt
It encodes the following:
- the LOC122321905 gene encoding angiopoietin-2-like → MIFPVALISAITLISASLGSEETCHPLEEECETINVQRYFEKCHKKDVQLLRCKTDYSKLQKQYSDLQSEDLKQSEISKCQQSYSDLVRKHWEVQSQLSDEKVKNEQLHSKHLEVENLINLKNKEIDLQKDQIRELQEKIELATMTKFRENINKLGKILKIEEFHENNPTKSEVETGEIPTTPLPHTNIETTPKTETIDSEDGSGWLTVYRKSFYSKIFNRTYEDYESGFGHVGTDIDDDFFIGLNLLHG
- the bves gene encoding blood vessel epicardial substance isoform X2, translating into MPSTAGSAAGVGMGALINSAGSSAGSVMGIGSLGASSSGNPGPGSVGQSDASGAAGTLIAQSTAGTSAASSGTITWDNNGTLRSINPGDWSIEQCLGWQQPHQLYFQLGWAFLFLAFLAPHGPFGSLWMRAMLLIGCLMMGMHGYLVACTPDVVLWSGMGLFVNFIYLVVVLCRLRPVRFEQEIEAVYLALFQPLHVTRHQFKKVLNCMKVIRALKYQEVYAQEKVTKVDSLSLVLSGKLVVSQHQRALHIVFPHQFLDSPEWFGVSTDDYFQVSIMAMEESRVLIWHRDKLKLSIMAEPFLQTVFDHILGRDVVKKLMQVTQVSESIASNGFLPSGGYAEDAEDKPMLILKKSVDVGHGLTALINRQLQALPRISKYYDCAGDPNSWRLGRIDETDHETAV
- the bves gene encoding blood vessel epicardial substance isoform X1, whose amino-acid sequence is MPSTAGSAAGVGMGALINSAGSSAGSVMGIGSLGASSSGNPGPGSVGQSDASGAAGTLIAQSTAGTSAASSGTITWDNNGTLRSINPGDWSIEQCLGWQQPHQLYFQLGWAFLFLAFLAPHGPFGSLWMRAMLLIGCLMMGMHGYLVACTPDVVLWSGMGLFVNFIYLVVVLCRLRPVRFEQEIEAVYLALFQPLHVTRHQFKKVLNCMKVIRALKYQEVYAQEKVTKVDSLSLVLSGKLVVSQHQRALHIVFPHQFLDSPEWFGVSTDDYFQVSIMAMEESRVLIWHRDKLKLSIMAEPFLQTVFDHILGRDVVKKLMQVTQVSESIASNGFLPSGGYAEDAEDKPMLILKKSVDVGHGLTALINRQLQEEHVPLLGRTYKQQQQQQLLLQQLQQVQQQKQQQQLQSTTTTATSATTTTRDNNIEQSAI